From a single Vicugna pacos chromosome 4, VicPac4, whole genome shotgun sequence genomic region:
- the LOC102545618 gene encoding eosinophil peroxidase codes for MKLLPALAGVLATLILAQPCEGTAPAFPGAVDTSVLQSCITKAKLLVDSAYNQTERSLLSISPVLTAHCPWWGPCWVGLLLLLALTPPLLGSIKQHLRSGLASPMDLLSYFKQPVAATRIAVRAADYMHVALGLLEEKLQFQESRSFNVTDVLTKPQLRLLSQASGCAVQDEAEQCSDKYRTITGRCNNRRRPLLGAANQALARWLPAQYEDGVSLPFGWTPGKRHNGFLLPLVRAVSNQIRAVSNQIVRFPSERLTSDRGRSLMFMQWGQFIDHDLDFAPESPARVAFTVGVDCERTCAQLPPCFPIKCDCIPFFRSAPACPRNRNKVRNQINALTSFVDASMVYGSEVSLALRLRNWTNHLGLLAVNQRFQDNGRALLPFNNLHDDPCLLTNRSARIPCFLAGDTQSTETPKLAAMHTLFVREHNRLATELRRLNPRWTGDKLYQEARKILGAMVQIITYRDFLPLVLGRARASRTLGPYRGYCSNVDPRVANVFTLAFRFSHTMLQPFMFRLDSQYRASAPNSRVPLSSAFFASWRIVHEGGIDPILQGLMATPAKLNRQDSMLVDELRDRLFRQVRRIGLDLAALNMQCSRDHGLPGFLSDWDCHRDVLWFRGTQA; via the exons ATGAAGCTGCTCCCGGCCCTGGCGGGGGTCCTAGCCACACTCATCCTGGCCCAGCCCTGTGAGGGCACAGCCCCAG CCTTCCCTGGGGCGGTGGACACCTCAGTCCTTCAGAGCTGCATAACAAAGGCCAAGCTGCTGGTGGATTCTGCCTACAATCAGACTGAGAGGAG CCTTCTGTCTATTTCCCCCGTGCTGACTGCCCACTGCCCATGGTGGGGGCCCTGCTGGGTGGGTCTGCTTCTTCTCCTGGCCCTCACTCCTCCTCTTCTGGGCAGCATCAAGCAGCACCTTCGCAGTGGCTTGGCCAGCCCCATGGACCTCCTGTCCTACTTCAAACAGCCAGTAGCGGCCACCAGGATAGCTGTGAGGGCTGCTGATTATATGCACGtggccttggggctgctggaggagAAGCTGCAATTCCAGGAGTCCAGATCCTTCAATGTCACTG acgTGCTAACGAAACCCCAGCTGCGGCTGCTGTCCCAGGCCAGTGGCTGCGCTGTCCAGGATGAGGCTGAGCAGTGCAGTGACAAGTACCGCACCATCACTGGGAGATGCAACAACAG GAGGAGACCCTTGCTGGGGGCCGCCAACCAGGCCCTGGCTCGCTGGCTGCCAGCCCAGTATGAGGACGGGGTGTCGCTCCCCTTCGGCTGGACCCCTGGCAAGAGGCACAAcggcttcctcctccctctt GTCCGGGCCGTCTCCAACCAGATCCGGGCCGTCTCCAACCAGATCGTGCGCTTCCCCAGCGAGAGGCTGACCTCCGACCGGGGCCGGTCCCTCATGTTCATGCAGTGGGGCCAGTTCATCGACCACGACTTGGACTTCGCCCCCGAGTCCCCAGCCAGGGTGGCCTTCACTGTAGGCGTTGACTGTGAGAGGACCTGTGCCCAGCTGCCTCCCTGCTTCCCCATCAAG TGTGACTGCATTCCCTTCTTCCGCTCGGCACCTGCCTGCCCCCGAAACAGGAACAAAGTCCGAAACCAGATCAACGCACTCACCTCCTTCGTGGACGCCAGCATGGTGTACGGCAGCGAGGTCTCCCTTGCCCTGCGGCTGCGCAACTGGACCAACCATCTGGGGCTGCTGGCCGTCAACCAGCGCTTCCAGGACAACGGGCGGGCCCTGCTGCCCTTCAACAACCTGCACGATGACCCGTGCCTCCTCACCAACCGCTCTGCGCGCATCCCCTGCTTCCTGGCAG GTGATACCCAGTCAACGGAAACCCCCAAACTGGCAGCCATGCACACCCTCTTTGTGCGAGAGCACAACCGGCTGGCTACTGAGCTGAGACGCCTGAACCCCCGGTGGACTGGAGACAAGCTGTACCAGGAGGCCCGCAAGATCTTGGGGGCCATGGTCCAG ATCATCACCTACCGGGACTTTCTGCCTCTGGTTCTGGGCCGGGCCAGGGCCAGCAGAACCTTGGGCCCCTACCGGGGGTACTGCTCCAATGTAGACCCCCGGGTGGCCAACGTCTTCACCCTGGCCTTCCGCTTCAGCCACACCATGCTCCAGCCGTTCATGTTCCGCCTGGACAGCCAGTACCGGGCCTCAGCGCCCAACTCACGGGTCccactcagctctgccttcttCGCCAGCTGGCGAATCGTGCACGAAG GTGGCATTGACCCCATCCTCCAAGGCCTCATGGCCACCCCTGCCAAGCTGAACCGTCAAGATTCCATGTTAGTGGATGAGCTCCGGGACCGGCTTTTTCGGCAAGTCAGAAGGATTGGGCTGGACCTGGCGGCCCTCAACATGCAATGCAGCCGCGACCACGGCCTCCCAG GGTTCCTTTCTGACTGGGACTGTCACCGGGATGTGCTGTGGTTCAGAGGCACACAAGCCTGA